The genomic window ATGTCGATCGCGTGGCGCTTGGCGCCGTAGCGCCTCGGCGATTCGGTCCCGCAGCGCGGGCACGGGTACGAGCGGAAGTCGGCGTCGAGGATCTTGATGACGACGTCTAGGCGTGCGATCATGGGAGCAGGCATAGGGCTGTTCTCTTGGCAGTGGTTGGGTTTCTTGCAGAACCAACCTACCGGGAGTCCGGCCCTTTGTCACTCCTGGCGATTCCTCGTCAAACGAACAGTCTCCCCTTGGATGTGTTTTGCCTTTAGAAAGAGGCCGTTAGCACCTGGTACTTTACCCTTTCGGACTACGGACATGTGCTCTGGCTCGAGGGCTGGGGTCGAGAACGGAGGTGAGGCAATGGATGTTTGCTCCGAAGCACGAGCTTTCCGAGCCTGACTCGACCTGCCAGCTCTGCCGTGTCCGATAGCTGTCTCGTGCATTCAGGATTTCGAGTCCGAGACGTGGAACTCCCCGGCGGCCACGGCCCGCGCGGTCTTGCGCGCCAGGGTCTTGGGGGTCTCGCGGCGGCGGCCGGACGGGATCAGCCAGAACCGGTAGTGGCCGGGGCCGCCGGCTTCCAGCGTGAACGTCAGCGGGGCGCCGGGCCGTGCCAGGGCCGGGGAAACCTGCTCGTGGGGGTGGGAGAGCAGGAGCCAGACCAGTTTCCCGGGTTCGGCGGGCACGTCGGCCACCACGGTCCAGCGGGCGCCTTCGACTTCCATGCGGATCTCGCCGGCCCCCGGCGGCAACGCCGGCACGGCGGCCCTCGCCTGCCGGACTTTCACGAAGCCCGCCCGCAGCCAGTCGGCGATCTGGTAGGCGCCGGCCGCCGCCAGGAGGGCCGCGAGACCCTGCCGCGGGCGCATGATTACGCCCCGGTGTGGCGCCGGTAGGCTTCGAAGGTGTTGCGCAGCAGCATCGCGATGGTCATCGGCCCGACGCCGCCCGGCACCGGTGTGATCGCCGCCGCGTGCTGAGAGGCTTCGGCGAAGGCCACGTCGCCCACCAGTTTGCCCTCGGCGTTGCGGTTCATGCCGACGTCGATGACCACGGCGCCCGGCTTGATCCAGTCACCGCGCACCATCTCGCCGCGCCCGACGGCCGCCACGACCACGTCGCCCTCCCGGACGACGCCCGGCAGGTCCACGGTGCGCGAGTGGCAGACGGTGACGGTCGCGTGGCGGGCCAGGAGCATCATGGCCATCGGCTTGCCGACGATGTTGCTGCGGCCGACGACCACGGCGCGCTTGCCCTTGAGATCCACGCCGGCCTTGTCGATCAGCGCCATGATCCCCAGGGGCGTGCAGGGCGCCATGCCATCGGTCTCGCCCAGGAACAGTTTGCCGGCGTTGACCGGGTGGAAGCCGTCGGCATCCTTGTCGGGCCTGATCAGGTTGAGCACCCTGGCGCTGTCGACGTGCCCGGGAAGCGGCAACTGCACCAGGATGCCGTCGATGGCGGGATCGTCGTTGAGGCGCTCGATCAGCGCCAGCAGATCGGCCTGGGAGGTGTCCTCGGGCAGGTCGTGGTCGGCGGCGAGGATGCCCACCTCCTGGCAGGCCTTGCGCTTGTTTCGCACGTACACGGCCGAGGCCGGATCGTTTCCGACCAGGACGACCGCCAGGCCGGGAGGCCTCCGGCCGCCCGCCGTGGCTGCGGCGATCTCGTCCTTGAGCGTCGCGCGCACTTCGGCGGCGAGCGCCTTTCCATCGAGTAGCCTGGCGCCTGTCATGGTCTCCACGGTTACTGCCCTTTCGGCTTCTTGTCGGCGAGGCGGGCCATGAAGCGCTCGGCCTCGATTATGAAGCGCTCGTGCGTGCCCTCGGCGATCTTTTCGCGCTCGTCGAAGGCCTGAATCTTGAACTGCACCTTGCGGCCGGCGACCTGCGTCACCACGGCCTCGGCCTTGATGTTGTGGCCGACCGGCGTGGCGGTCAGGTGGCGCAGGTGGATGTCGGTGCCGACCGTGGTCATGCCCAGCGGCAGCACGGACGCCACGGCGTTGATCGCCGCCTGCTCGGCCAGGGCAACCAGCGAGGGCGTCGCCAGCGTGGGCAACGCGCCCGATCCGCGGGCCACCGCCGTGTCCTCCGGGCCGACGACCATCTCGGCGTGGCCCTGGTAGCCGACCACATGATCGAGTTCTACTGGCACGGTGGGCGGCTTACCTCGTCAAGTGCTTTCTCATTCCTTGGGCGCCCATGATAACCCGGAGCCGCTGTGAATCTCCACCCAGCGGGCGTCGATGCGGGCGCCGTGGCGCAACGGCGTGGTGAACTGCGCCGGCAGGCCGTCCACCTGCAACTGCAGGTGCTTGCCCGGTCCCGAACCGCCCACGAGTTCGCTCTGGATGAGCCCGAGCAGGTCGGCCACGATGGGCAAAGCGCTCGTCTCCACGCGGAAGTCGTCGCCCTCGGCGACCGGCGTCTCGCCCGGAACCTCGATGCCGTTGCGCAGGACGCGGAAGCCGGCGACCGGCAACTCGATGGCCGAACCGTTGAGCAGCAGGCGCACGGTGTCGACGACCTCGGTCGGAACGATGTCCAGCACCCGCGGCACCGGATGGCGGACGCTCACCGCGCGCACGGCGTCGCCGGGGGAGACCTGGTCTTCCGGGAATGCCTGGGCGCCGTTGATCGAGAGTTCCCATGTGACCAGCGGCAACTCCTGCTCCACGCCGTCCAGGCGGTACGAGAGTATTTCGCGCTCGAGCGGTCCGACCCCCGCCTGCGGAAGGAGGGCGCCCAGGCTGCGGTCCCGCAGGATCTGGGCGCCATCGCGCAGGGGTTGCTCCGGCGTTGCCGGCTGGCCGTCCACCGCCAGTCGCGGCGACACTGTCACCGGCGCGCCGTTGACGGTGATAGCCATGGCGTCCGCCGACACAACGTCCCCCACCTTGGCCCGC from Candidatus Tanganyikabacteria bacterium includes these protein-coding regions:
- a CDS encoding thioesterase family protein, with translation MVVGPEDTAVARGSGALPTLATPSLVALAEQAAINAVASVLPLGMTTVGTDIHLRHLTATPVGHNIKAEAVVTQVAGRKVQFKIQAFDEREKIAEGTHERFIIEAERFMARLADKKPKGQ
- the folD gene encoding bifunctional methylenetetrahydrofolate dehydrogenase/methenyltetrahydrofolate cyclohydrolase FolD; the encoded protein is MTGARLLDGKALAAEVRATLKDEIAAATAGGRRPPGLAVVLVGNDPASAVYVRNKRKACQEVGILAADHDLPEDTSQADLLALIERLNDDPAIDGILVQLPLPGHVDSARVLNLIRPDKDADGFHPVNAGKLFLGETDGMAPCTPLGIMALIDKAGVDLKGKRAVVVGRSNIVGKPMAMMLLARHATVTVCHSRTVDLPGVVREGDVVVAAVGRGEMVRGDWIKPGAVVIDVGMNRNAEGKLVGDVAFAEASQHAAAITPVPGGVGPMTIAMLLRNTFEAYRRHTGA